AAGCCTTCCAGAAAGAACCCATCTGCCTCTTCTGTCTGAACTAATGTGTAGACCCCATCGCCACAGGCTGCAGCCCCAGCTTCTGTAGGCCCTGTCTCTGCCTTTCCTAGGAAGAAACCAAAATTCCTACCTGCTGCCCACATGCTGGGAACTGTCACAGCAGGAGGACTTCAAAACCAATATTCTTCTGAAGAATCTAGTGTCCATTGCCAGAAAAGCCAGTCTCTGGCAATTCCTGAGCCCTAATGAACAAATGTGTGGGATCCACAGGGAGACAAAGAAGATATTTGGAGAGGTGGAAAAAGAGCCTGATTCATTTGCTGTGCTGGAACTCTCAGGAGCATGGGGCTCACACACACTGTGAGGGGCAGCTAAGGAACACTGGGTAAGCGATGGCTCTGAGAGCACTTTGAAAGCTGGAGGATGGCACAGGTAAAGAGATTAGGGGAAGATGAAGAGCATGACGATTAATCTGTTCTGTACTGGATGTCGTGTAGTGCCTAGGTATCAATGATAAAATACTACATATAATCTGAGTGTACTTTCCTTCCTGGGGCTTACATGTCACTGAGGGAGTGATGAAGTTAATAATCATTGTAATAATTTGACTACTTGATGCAGTGTTCAAGGCACTGTAAAGAGCTCAATATCAGAAGAGTTTCTGGCTATCCAAACTACAAGTTAAAAAGTCTTTTCTATAAGAAACCTATTTACCAACACtggaaataatagaataaaacacGTTAGAATTAGAAGGGCACTGTGTCAGTAGATTCCAATTCTGATGCAAGGTGCCACATTATCTGTAAATTAGCCCTGCCTATGATTTTCCTATTAAACTTGTTGCGTTACACGTTGTGGTTCTACAGTCCGAGATCTTCCCAAATCTCTTTCATATCTCATCCCTTGATTTCTTTACCATTGGGGGTCTGAAACCTAAAATGATTTGCTTCTCTGATGTTCACATTCATAGTTCTTTTACAGGAGAAGATTATGAAGCAAATGAGATGTTTGTGGGCAAAAATTcaagaaaaccaaagaaatttAAATGAGGAAAGCAGGAAAACCAACCAGTGGATTGCAAGTATTAGGCCTTTTCCCTCAGATTTAGCCTCAGACAGACATGCTAGAAATGTATCCACTTATCACTTGAATGGAAATCATCTTGGTAGGATTTGAGGAAGATTTTTCTCATGGCTTCCAATCCTGAGGGTACAATGCAGCATTGATTACTGCTCAGGGAGAGTGGTCAGGCTATGGAGTAGGAAGACCTGGTactaaaaactaatttaaaaacacagagaTCATAATACTGcaaaaaattatttgtgaatCAACCATAAATTCCAATGGCTCTCATGTAGGCTTTTAGATATCAATGGATATATATTGAAGAAACGATCAATAATAACCTTTCTTCAGGTGTTTTAGGAAGTCATATAATGAATGAAAGTGGTTTGAGGAAAGAATGAATTTGGCTGTCAGTATTATtaagaaacaatacaaataaatgaaaggaagacAGGAATGATTTATTTCATGGTTCTGTCAAGTGGGAAGACACGAGTTTATGTACTTAGCTTATTGGTAGAATACATGAGTCAGGCTAGGCtcggtggttcatgtctgtaatcccaataatttgggaagaccacttgagaccaggagtttccaaccagcctggccatcaacatagtgagaccctgatctttattataaagaaaggatgaaagagataaagaaaagaaaacgagtCAAAGTGAATAGAAGAGGTATAAGTGGAGGAGGATGAATTCAGAGTAAACATGTCATCTAGGAAATCCAGGTCCCCGGAGTGCCATGTGTAGCTACGGGCAGAGATGACTAGAGCTGAGTAGAGGAAGCTGCATTCAGTTCCCCATGAGAAGTAAAACAGCATTTAGAGAAACTTACAGATGATGACAGAAAGATTTTACAGCAacttaagaaaagcaaaaagacaaaatggttcagaaaaaaaaaataacctaagAAAAATCTATAAGGAGCTGATAAAAATGTGCCATAAACTAGATGTGGAGCTGCTCCAGGAAAGAACCAATAATATgcctaaaaaatttttgtagtatttaaatgtccaacaatgatagactggattaagaaaatgtggcacatatacaccatggaatactatgcagccataaaaaatgatgagttcatatcctttgtagggacatggatgaaattggaaaccatcattctcagtaaactatagcaagaacaaaaaaccaaacaccgcatattctcactcataggtgggaattgaacaatgagatcacatggacacaggaaggggaatatcatactctggggactgtggtggggacgggggaggggggagggatagcattgggagatatacctaatgctagatgacgagttagtgggtgcagtgcaccagcatggcacatgtatacatatgtaactaacctgcacaatgtgcacatgtaccctaaaacttaaagtataataaaaaaaataaaaataaaaatgaagttcatACCTTAGAACAAGCTTGCCCAACCCACGGTCCGTGGGCCACATATGGCcaaggacggctttgaatgtggcccaacacaaattcctAACCTTTCTTGAAACATGATGAGATTTTTGTTTGTCATTTTATCAAAGCTCATCAGCTATAGTTAATCTTAGTGTATttcatgtgtggcccaagacaatgcTTTTTCTAatgaggcccagggaagccaaaagattgcaCACCACTGGCTTAGGTGATATTATTTATTCAACAccatagatatgtgtgtgtgggggggtatatatatgtatatgtgtatatacatatatatgtaccatatatatataatatatatatcatatatgtgtctCCTCCTTCTAAGAGGGAGGAACTTTTCCAAATAGTAATAACATAggtgaaatgtaatttttatcctAACCATGAACAAGCAAGCTTTTTTGGAATCTTTGAGTGGATGTAATTTTATATTCCCCTTTATCAAACACTGACCACAGGGAATATTCCCCTCTAATAAGCTTCTTTTGTAGCTTTTTTCTGAAAAACTGGACAAATGTAATGTGGGAGTCAGACAGCATGTGTCACTAAGCTGAGAGCAGTGACATATGAAGGTGACATTTGCATGTCCTGACAGCATTGTCCAGCAAAGGCTTCCTTTCTTTGGGGATGGACCCTCCCTCCTCACCTGGAGCAGCTCCACGTCAGGCATGTGGCACGTCTCCCACAGCTCTCTGTACATGTCTTTCATCCTTTCTAAATGTTGGGTCATTCTCACTTGACTCTCTTGTAGTTGTTGTAAAAGCCCTTTTGCTTCTCTTTCCAGTGCCTGCAGATGCAGTTGCTTCTCCTCATCGAGAAATAGACGCATCTTTTGATATTGAATATTGATTATCACCTTACTTAATGACACATAGTTCTGCGGAGACATTTGGTTAAAAGGATTACATACTCTCACTCTCAACAGAAAACTTCAAATAATTATATGCTGGGTGTAATCAAGCAATCTATAAACTTTCTGCCTCACTCTTGCAAGGAGTCTtgaatatttgttatttctttctgtcCATCTTTTTCAATGTTcctattctctctccctctttaaaTCAAAACCTATATAAAGACTTCTAGTTTCTCTTCCCGAGATGCTTCTTCACAGTTCTTACTGAGTCAATTGTCTACTCTATTAATCTCCCTTTTAGGATTTTTCCATGTCTGATTCGCCTAAATGTTAAAACACATTTAGCCATACACTATATTAGGCAGattgatttttccttttactgtatttttactctatatactattttatatactattctatttctttcctcttcctcacaCCCAATCTTGGTGAAATGTCTCATCTCCAGTGTCTGAAAAGGTTTATACCAACCTTCAAATTTGAACTAGAATACATATCATGCCATTTATCCAATAAACTAGAATTAATTTGGTTAGCTTGTGTGGGCTTCTCTATTTGCAATTCCTATTATATCAATTATAtcaaatcccctctctactaaaaatgcaagaaaaaaccTAGccagggacagagccagactcctttcaaaaaaataaataaataaataaacgtaaAACTTCTGTTTTGAAGAAACTTAATCATCTATGTTAACACCCACCTACGCCCTGTGAAATGCAACCAATTGGAAGAAAGGGGTGTGGTCTTCAGAGATTTATAAACCGACACTTCAGGAGCCGAGCTCATTCTTCTCCAGAGCCCACAGAGTAGCTTTGCAACTGGCTTTGGGGACTTCCGAAAGCTACCAGCACTGCACTGTGAGACTCTCATCCCTGAGCTGAATTCATCTGATTCGACGGCAAGCTTTGGTGAGAACATAGATATATTTCTGAGGTAAGTACACAATTTCCAGAGTAGGAGCTACTATTAGGAGctacaaaccaaaacaaaatttgGGGACTTATTTATCTGCAAACTTTGATTATTTTTAGATGAAATGATCTCattttctgagttttaaaaacggctccatttcttttttaaaattattttaaacataatccATAGGTTTATGGATTAAACATgggccaccatgttcagctatttatttatttgtttatttatttattttgagatggaatcatgctctattgccaggctggagtgcagcggcgctcttggctcactgcaacctccgccttccaggttcaaacgattcttcagcctcggcctccagagtagctggaaatatcgccgcctgccaccacgcccagctaatttttgtatttttttttagtagagacgggatttcactatgttggccaggatggtctccatctcttggtCTTGTGATCTGttcacctcggcctctgaaagtgttgggattacaggcctgagccaccgcgcccggcctttttttttttttttttttttaatttatataagcatttttagagacaggatgaTCTAGACACTTTGCCGTGTCACCAGTCTAGAGTTCCTGAGCTCAAAATACCTGCCTgaccgcctcccaaaatgctgggattacaggcttgagtcaccttCCCTggcttggtttttatttttatttgtattttagcaaaacatacatttaaaacgCTGACTTACTGTCTAGTgcctcgtttttgtttttgtttttgttttgggggggagacagagtcctgcgctgttacccagactggagtgctgtggcactatctcggctcactgcaagctccgcctgccgggttcacgccattctccagcctccgcctccagagtagctggaactacaggcgtccgccaccactgtcggctaattttttgtattttttagtagagatagggattcaccatgttagccaggatggtcttgagctcgtgacatcgtgatctgcctgcctcagccgcctgggcctcccaaagtgctcggattacaggcgtgagctaccgtgccggCCTCTAGTGCCTATTATTGCATGATACTTACTCTTTTCCTGACTGTGTGAAAGAGTAATGATAATGCTTCAATTATCATTATCTTTTTGTAAACTGAATTGTCTGTCTTTTAAGGATGTTGTAATATTAACTAGTATATCCCCAAATTAACAGACTGTCCAGGAACAGGAAACATGCCAGAAAGTTTTTGTTGATTAAATTAACATAGTAGCCTAGAAAAACAATGATTCTTAGCTTTACCTTGGAGAAGTGCCTTACCTTGATTTGACTGTTTTTCCTTGGAGAGTAAAGGCTAGCTTTTTCTGATTTGGGTCAAAGTATGAGTTCTGCTCTAACATTTTCAAGCAATGTCCTTCTGGAAAAGTCTTTATGGATGGTTGttatagttaaataaaataatgagagtAGAAGAGCTTAGTTAGCTTCCCTTCTTTAAACCAATCACTGGCAATTTAGAGTGTTACTGATTTTCAGACCATTCAAGACTCAAACCTTGAGTTTAGAGGTTGATGAAACCCTTGAAGCCCAAGCAATTTGGTGGATACTAACACCTCAAAAAATCCAACATTCTTCCATGCAAGAAAGTAGAGTTTGGAAAGCTGGTCATGTGTTGATTGGAGAACAGTCACTTTTTCTAGAGATTGATGTCtctttgtgccttagttttctgtttttcctatttctgtcatTGCAGATTAAAGCCTATACTTCTTTAGAAAGAAAGGATATTATTCGATCACGATCTGATTCAAACTTTGCTTGGATCTTTGTCTCTCCAGGGTAGAAGATTAAATTcctgtggttttctttccttAGGAAAATGGACTCAGACTTCTCACATGCCTTCCAGAAGGAACTCACCTGTGTCATCTGTTTGAACTACCTGGTAGACCCTGTCACCAtctgctgtgggcacagcttctgTAGGCCCTGTCTCTGCCTTTCCTGGGAGGAAGCCCGAAGTCCTGCAAACTGCCCTGCATGCAGGGAACCATCACCGAAAATGGACTTCAAAACCAATATTCTTCTGAAGAATTTAGTGACCATTGCCAGAAAAGCCAGTCTCTGGCAATTCCTGAGCTCTGAGAAACAAATATGTGGGACCCATAGGGAAACAAAGAAGATGTTCTGTGACATGGACAAGGGTCTCCTCTGCTTGCTGTGCTCCAACTCTCAGGAGCACGGGGCTCACAAACACTATCCCATCGAAGAGGCAGCTGAGGAACACCGGGTAAGAGATAGCTCTGTGATCACCTGAAAGCTGGAGGGTGGCAGAGTTAAAGAGATTAGAAGGATGTTGAGAATCACGGTGATTACTCCATTCTTTACTGagtgccaggtgctgttctagGTACCAATGATGACATTTTGAATAAAATGTGCAACTCTACCTTCCTTCATGGAGCTTGCACCCAAAAAGAGACTGATTAAGTAAATGTCATTATAATTGACTCTACAGTTCAATGCTAATGACATTGAAAAGCTACCAAAACTACCAGTGCAAAGAAAGgtattttggaaatatatttaatattactgGACAAATGAGTATGGGAGTAGCACACTACAAAATCAGGGGCTAGCATAGTGGGTTCTGAAGCAGGATGTTTCCCTGAACTAATTTAGCTGGGTTACAGGAAATCTTCACTCTTCAGTTCCCTAAACTGTTCTACATTCTGAAACCTCAAACTGAAAAATATCAATTAAGGATGAGCaatgaaaaattttgtttttttctcctctcactaatgtatttatatattagatCCCTTGCCTGCGTATACCACTCAGATTGTGGAATCTTTGGCATTTGACTTTCTGTTGTTCAACCTTGTAATTCTTTTGCAGGAGAAACTCTTAAAGCAAATGAGGATTTTATGGAAAAAGATTCAAGAAAATCAGAGAAATCTATATGAGGAGGGAAGAACAGCCTTCCTCTGGAGGGTAAGTATGAGACCGTGAGTCCTCCTGACCAGCTTGAGACAGGCATGCTGACATTTATATTAGCAACTTGAGTTGAAATTCTCATATGCCAGATTTTGTCATGTGTTTATTCATAGGCTGGAAAACAACCAGACTGTTCAATATAACGATTGTTCAGGTTTTCTGTAAATGCTTTTcagataagtaaaaaataaatataaattctgaAGGGCAAGTATGTGCttaaaattaataagtatttcagacagagttttctgtataaaattaattatgaaaTGTTGATTAAATAGTATATTATTGAGAAATAAAGGCATTTATTGGTGAATATGATATTGTCCAGGGGGAAGAAATCGGGTGGGAACAGTAATTTAAGAAATGTGCCTGTGCTGGTGAAATCTGGTAGCAAAGGACCCACACGATGCCAGTCCAAGTAGGAGAAAATACAACATGAGGAAAAGCTGAGGAGAAGGGATAAAAAATGACTGGGGCAGTGAGAGGATAAATATGTCATTATTGAGAAGAGAAACACAATGGAATGGGGATTAATGTTCTTAGAATGGCAGTGCAATACAGAGTCTATGGATTTGACAGAAGAAAGATAGGAGACAGAAAAGAGGTAGTCGGTTTGAGAGATGGGGGTTACATTTTTTACTAAGATCCTTTTTGTGTGATGGCTTCTGATCCTGATTATAATATACTAAAAAAATTTCTACTAAGAGTGATTGTTCAGGCTGTGAAGTACAGAGATTTGAAACAACAACCTAACTGAATAACAAAGATTATGTGTATTATCCATGACAATGTAACAATCAATCATAAATTTTAGTTGTTTTCTAATTGTATTTCCGATttgatttaaacatttaaacCTAAAGGGCTTTTTTGCAGGTGTTTGGGAATTGATGAATTACATAAATTTTGAAGGAAGGTCTTGCTTAACTCATCATCCTGTTTGTAAAGgatggaaaataaaagaaggaatgagGAGGATGAAGTTGTGGGCTCTGTGAGGTGGAAGTAAGCCTGGGTATATAACCTACAAAATTCATATCCCTACAGGGCGATGTGGTTTTACGGGCACAGATGATCAGGAATGAGTATAGGAAGCTGCATCCGGTTCTccataaggaagaaaaacaacattTAGAGAGACTGAACAAGGAATACCAAGAGATTTTTCAGCAACTCCAGAGAAGTTGGGTCAAAATGGATCAAAAGAGTAAACACTTGAAAGAAATGTATCAGGAACTAATGGAAATGTGTCATAAACCAGATGTGGAGCTGCTCCAGGTAAGAATGGAGGATGCCCCTTGAGACACTTTGTGTTAGCTGACCTTTACATCTTTGCCTTCCATTGGGTACCGAAGACATTATTTCCTCATCTCCTGCACTGACGGTGAGAGTCATTCCCACCGGTTATAGAGATAAACTATAACTCCTAccctaatcatggaaataaagcTTTATGGAATTGTGCAACTAGATTTCCATACAACATTTTCTACCACAAGCTTCCTCCTCCAGCACATTTCATTaaaactctggaagaaaaaaTTTCATGCTTGATTTGAGCCACATTACACTTTGGGGACTAGCCCTGAAAAAGACCACATTGTAGACAGCTGCAGCAATGCGCAGTCACTACTCACACCTTTCTCTCTCACTCAAATTTAGGGTCCTTAATTTATCAGAAATCCATATTGTCAATAGGTCTTACAGGTATAATTGTTAGAGatgagaatacattttaaaagagtgGCAGTAATAGTATACGGTAATTCTAAAGTTTTGAAAACCTAAAGACCAGATAGGCAGAATAgcaacttttttgtgtgtttattttgagacagagtcttcttctgtcacccagactgaagtccaatggcccaatctcagctcactgcaacttctgcctccttggttcaagcaattctcctgcctcagcctccctagtagctgggactaaaggcatgaaccaccacaccccactatttttgtgtgtgtgtgtatttttagtagagacggggatttgccatgttgtccaggctagtctggaactcctgacctcaggtgttccacccaccttggcctcccaaagtgctgggattacaggtgtgaaccacctcaccCAACAAGAATGACAACTTTCTAaagaagtcattttttttctctctctctctctctacaggATTTGGGAGACATCGTGGCAAGGTATGTTTTTGGCCATCAGTGCAAACTGGAGCACAAGGCATGCTATGAAAAACATCAAGCTGTTTCCAACAAAGTGAAAACATAATTTACTAACACCATAATGTGTcagtgtgattgtgtgtgtatgtgtgtgtagtcaTGTGTTTATGTGGTATGATGAATGTCACCTATGCCTTTTATCAGACATTAATCTTTTCTTACTTTCCCATGTGACTCAGGGGTTTATGTTTTGAAGAGTGCAATGCAGAGGTTGCTAGAATACAGTTGCCTCTTTTTGCGATTCAGAATCATAATTAGAGATAAACTATTTGGTGGCAGATAGGGAGAGAGGCATTTATCTTTCAGTGGCAGTAGGTTAGAAATGGAGTGAATAGTTAGAAAGATTCCCTAAGAGCCACAAACCCATCCTAGCGTTGTGGAGGTACATTACGGTATCAGAAGTGGGTTTGAATGAAGCATTTTCTGTTGGAATCCGTTTCTTAAACACAGACATCAGAAAGTTAACCAACTCAACCTACTTCCTTGCAGGAGTGAGTCCGTGCTGCTGCGCATGCCCCAGCCTGTGAATCCAGAGCTCACTGCAGGACCCATCACTGGACTGGTGTACAGGCTCAACCGCTTCCGAGGTGAGTGTGGCCCTGTTGGTGGGATCCACATGCAATGCCTTCAATTATGGTTTTCTATGGGCAGCTTTCCCAGTGTAATGATCTTTCATCTAGAAGAAGAGAATAGCCTGTGAAtaggtatttatatttatagtttcACTATCATCAAACAGACAAAACGAAATAAAAGCTGGTGAAATGTAATAGGAATCAGCCATATAAcaaatttcttagaaaaataaaacatgcagaAGGGCTCTTTAGGACTTTAGGAACCATTCTCTGATACAATTTcatgtatataattattacatgAAGTATACAGAACTGAATTCAGGACATTTCAATTTCAAATTCAGTGCAGTTAACGACTGATTTGAGTGACAgcgttttttttaaaaaaatagatttttaggtGAAGTTTCAtagcatttataattttaatcatgTTTTTAATCAATTAAAGCATACATGAGTAACTTATATAACAATGCAAAAACTGAGAATCTGTCAACAATAGGAACATGATTTGGTGGTTGATGAGGTCTTAGATAGAACTCCAGGATAGATCATGACAAATCCAGCAGAATAAAAGAAGTCTGTGCCTGAATCTGGCATGAAAGTCAGATAATTTTTGCAAGGAATCAGCACTTTTCAGAAGGCagattcagattttctctttaagTATGAATTTGCTAGCTTAAGTGGCAGATCATAATATTTCTGGAAAGTGATAACTTTTTTATTTGGGACTAAGAATGGCTGCCCACCTCATCTCCTGTCCAAAGcctcctgctctgccctgacGGAGAAGAGACAATGAAGGTTAATTTTATGGCTATGGACTTGGCTGCAGTGCAGGAGCTTCCAGTTTCTCAGTTGTTATGAAAGGTCGCTAACGAGACATAGACATGACCTTCCTCCCCTTTATAGTTTTTGAGTTTATG
This genomic window from Pan troglodytes isolate AG18354 chromosome 12, NHGRI_mPanTro3-v2.0_pri, whole genome shotgun sequence contains:
- the LOC739911 gene encoding tripartite motif-containing protein 43; this translates as MDSDFSHAFQKELTCVICLNYLVDPVTICCGHSFCRPCLCLSWEEARSPANCPACREPSPKMDFKTNILLKNLVTIARKASLWQFLSSEKQICGTHRETKKMFCDMDKGLLCLLCSNSQEHGAHKHYPIEEAAEEHREKLLKQMRILWKKIQENQRNLYEEGRTAFLWRGDVVLRAQMIRNEYRKLHPVLHKEEKQHLERLNKEYQEIFQQLQRSWVKMDQKSKHLKEMYQELMEMCHKPDVELLQDLGDIVARSESVLLRMPQPVNPELTAGPITGLVYRLNRFRVDISFHFEVTNHNIRLFEDVRSWMFRRGPLNSDRSDYFAAWGARVFSFGKHYWELDVDNSCDWALGVCNDSQIRKNSPVVNSEDIFLLLCLKVDNHFNLLTTSPVFPHYIEKPLGRVGVFLDFESGSVSFLNVTKSSLIWSYPAGSLNFPVRPFFYTGHR